One stretch of Candidatus Brocadiaceae bacterium DNA includes these proteins:
- a CDS encoding CdaR family protein, producing MIREIFTGNLLTKLMALVMAIALWLYVINRHTGDLTKVVKLNISVPEGIVILSQSAEEVIVHLQGPQNIIDEVKGLVKYQKIQANCIVKESLEGMEDQIKRTISIKKEHLNLPNDIKLVSVYPSTVDVLLGKLQKKKLRVNLMKKGEPAIGYEILNEFVFPREVEVTGPLNVLKEVFSINTIPVDIGGVTVGQNRTFPWEIGIDQKVLIKRDNKSVAVPVTCQDEVRLWLQIVEQQDIKSFEKIKIKVLSTAEFSYGIKLQDEFVSVRIKGPRLLLDKLQASDIELYIDVSSLKPPGPYKQPLKYSIPPKTELVGKIPDVHVDIREIASVSEGT from the coding sequence GACCAAACTGATGGCATTAGTTATGGCTATTGCACTTTGGCTGTATGTAATTAACAGGCATACGGGAGATTTGACGAAGGTTGTTAAATTAAATATTTCTGTTCCTGAAGGTATTGTAATACTTTCACAAAGCGCGGAAGAGGTTATCGTGCATTTGCAGGGGCCGCAAAATATTATTGATGAAGTTAAGGGATTGGTAAAATATCAAAAGATTCAGGCTAATTGCATTGTGAAAGAATCTCTAGAAGGTATGGAAGATCAAATAAAACGGACAATTTCCATAAAAAAAGAACATTTGAATTTACCCAATGACATTAAATTAGTATCCGTTTATCCCAGCACTGTTGATGTTTTGCTTGGAAAATTACAAAAGAAAAAATTACGGGTAAATTTGATGAAAAAAGGTGAACCAGCTATTGGATATGAGATTTTAAATGAATTTGTTTTTCCTAGAGAAGTGGAGGTAACAGGCCCCCTTAATGTCTTAAAGGAGGTTTTTTCCATTAATACGATACCTGTCGATATCGGGGGCGTTACTGTCGGACAAAATCGTACATTTCCCTGGGAAATAGGAATAGATCAGAAGGTATTAATCAAACGAGATAATAAAAGCGTTGCCGTTCCCGTTACATGTCAGGATGAAGTAAGGCTGTGGCTTCAAATAGTTGAACAACAGGACATAAAAAGTTTTGAAAAAATCAAGATCAAGGTGTTGAGTACAGCAGAGTTTTCTTATGGAATTAAACTGCAGGATGAATTTGTCAGTGTAAGGATAAAAGGACCCAGGCTTTTGTTGGATAAACTTCAAGCTTCGGATATTGAATTGTATATTGACGTTAGTTCGTTAAAACCGCCGGGGCCATACAAACAGCCACTCAAGTATAGCATACCCCCAAAAACAGAGTTGGTGGGGAAGATCCCGGACGTACATGTGGATATTCGAGAAATTGCATCGGTATCAGAGGGCACGTAA
- a CDS encoding pyridoxine 5'-phosphate synthase — protein MIELGVNIDHVATVRQARMTYEPDPVTAASLAILGGADIITVHLREDRRHIQDRDVRLLREMVFGKLNLEMSVARKIVDLALEIKPDQVTLVPEKRHEITTEGGLDVLTQKRIIADVVKACADEGILVSLFIDPETDQVSASKDVGAHTIELHTGNYANAKNDVVRISMIEKLQASMKVARDLNLGVNAGHGLTYQNVGLVVKSLDVEELHIGHSIISRAIFVGIQRAVSEMKEMVFKYSLQKKLS, from the coding sequence ATGATAGAGTTAGGAGTAAACATTGATCATGTAGCGACCGTTCGTCAGGCAAGAATGACCTATGAGCCTGATCCCGTAACAGCAGCCTCACTCGCGATTCTCGGGGGCGCTGATATTATTACGGTTCACCTGAGAGAAGATAGGAGACACATACAGGATCGTGATGTGAGGCTACTCAGGGAAATGGTTTTTGGAAAGCTTAATCTTGAGATGTCCGTTGCGCGGAAAATTGTGGATCTGGCGCTGGAAATAAAACCGGATCAGGTTACCCTTGTGCCTGAAAAGAGACATGAAATTACAACAGAGGGTGGATTGGATGTCCTGACCCAAAAAAGAATCATTGCTGATGTTGTTAAGGCATGTGCTGATGAGGGTATACTGGTGAGCCTTTTTATTGATCCGGAGACAGATCAGGTATCTGCCTCAAAAGATGTAGGAGCCCACACTATTGAGCTCCATACAGGAAATTATGCAAATGCAAAAAATGATGTTGTCAGGATTTCAATGATTGAAAAACTTCAGGCGAGTATGAAGGTGGCCCGTGATTTGAATTTGGGAGTTAACGCGGGACACGGGTTGACATACCAGAATGTCGGGTTGGTTGTGAAATCTCTGGATGTCGAAGAATTGCATATTGGGCACAGTATTATTTCCCGGGCGATTTTTGTTGGAATCCAGAGAGCGGTTTCTGAAATGAAGGAAATGGTTTTCAAATACAGCCTGCAAAAAAAATTATCGTGA
- the dapA gene encoding 4-hydroxy-tetrahydrodipicolinate synthase, producing MFKGSLVALVTPFHNGQIDCDKLKELVEFHIKNGINGIVPCGTTGESATLSFEEHEKVVGEVVSMVAGRIPVVAGAGSNNTSETLRLTKHAKKVGADGVLLITPYYNKPTPEGLYRHYRLIAEEVDIPIVLYNVPSRTGISLLPETIARLSEMKNIVAVKDASGSIDQATQILQLCDIAVLSGEDSLILPIMAVGGKGVISVVANVVPADTVALTRHCLEGNFEEAKKYHYKLFPLSKGMFIETNPIPVKTALRLMGKLNGEMRLPLCEMTKEHEERLVNILKNYGLLQ from the coding sequence ATGTTTAAAGGTTCTCTTGTTGCTTTAGTTACACCATTTCATAATGGGCAGATTGACTGTGACAAACTGAAGGAACTTGTCGAATTTCATATTAAGAACGGGATAAATGGAATTGTCCCCTGTGGAACAACGGGTGAATCTGCAACCCTTTCGTTTGAGGAGCATGAAAAAGTCGTTGGGGAGGTAGTTAGCATGGTTGCAGGGAGAATACCGGTAGTTGCAGGTGCAGGTTCGAATAATACTTCGGAAACCTTACGTTTGACAAAACATGCGAAAAAGGTGGGAGCGGATGGCGTTTTGCTCATTACACCATACTATAATAAGCCCACACCGGAAGGCCTCTATCGACATTACAGGTTAATAGCAGAGGAAGTGGACATTCCTATTGTGCTGTACAATGTTCCATCCAGGACAGGTATATCGCTGTTGCCGGAAACCATAGCGAGACTTTCTGAAATGAAAAATATTGTTGCAGTCAAAGACGCAAGCGGAAGTATTGACCAGGCGACCCAGATATTGCAACTGTGCGATATAGCGGTTCTTTCAGGAGAGGATTCTCTTATCCTTCCTATTATGGCCGTGGGAGGGAAGGGTGTGATATCTGTCGTAGCAAATGTTGTGCCTGCTGATACAGTTGCATTAACCCGACATTGTCTTGAAGGAAACTTTGAAGAGGCGAAAAAATATCATTACAAACTGTTTCCGCTCTCCAAAGGTATGTTTATAGAGACCAATCCTATCCCCGTAAAGACTGCTTTGAGACTTATGGGAAAACTGAACGGGGAGATGCGTTTGCCTCTGTGTGAAATGACAAAGGAGCATGAAGAGAGACTTGTCAATATTCTGAAAAATTATGGTTTACTGCAATAG